The Candidatus Micrarchaeia archaeon region ATGCGCGAGGCCCGGGCCGCAGAAGAAAGACATCGCAAGAGACTATCGACTCCGGAGAAGAAGGCCGAAATCGTCATGGTCTTTTCAGATGCGTCAAATGAATACCTGGACTTCGCTAAACTTCGCTATGTCAATAAGACCTACAAAGAAAAGGTTTTCGTCCACCGCTCCTTCATAGAGCATGCAGGCGACCTCCCCCTAAAAGAGATCACGGCCCTGGTGATCGAATCTTACCTCAAGAAGCGCCCCAGCAAACCCAACTGGAACAAACACCGCAAGAACCTCTGCGCCTTCTTCCAATGGTGCTTCAACCGGCGGCTGATGGAGGTCAACCCGTGCCTCTATATCGACAAGATGCCCCTGGACCTCTCCCATAAGAAGATCTATACCCAAGAAGAAATGGTAAAGCTGGTCCTGGCAAGCGGGGACCTCCGGCCGTTTTTCATAGCCATTTTCTCCCTGGCCGCCAGGGTAAACGAGATCAACCGGATTCGCTGGGAAGACGTGAATTTCCAAAATCGGATTGTGACCCTCTGGACAAGGAAGGGCAGGACCGGGGAATGGCGGGAGCAGAAGAAAGGAATGAATGATGAACTTTATGTCGAACTGGACCGGCTCTATACCAAAAATTCGGGGGAGTGGGTTTTCCCTAACCCGGAAACCGGCAAGCCGTTTGTGGACCGTAGGAAGCAGCTTAAGCGGATTTGTTTAGAGGCCGGGGTCCCTTACCTGGGATTTCATGCCATCCGCCACCATGTCGCCAGTGTGCTTCTGGATGTCCATAAAGTAAAACTAAAAACCGTTCAGAGGATGTTAGGGCACACTCGTTTGTCCACCACGGAGGGTTATATTCAGGAATTGTCCGATGGTGTCAGAGAGGCCGGAGAACTGCTAAAAACTACCACTGCAGAAGAAAACCCCGCACAGATTCCCGCACAAGAAAAAAAAGAGGGTCAGCCCGATTGAGCTAACCCGTTGATTTCATTTGGCGGGGACGACGAGACTCGAACTCGCGACCTCCGGCGTGACAGGACTCCGGTCTAACCTGAACCACCCCATAAACCGCACGGTTGACGCAGGCTTTGTGTACTCAGTACCGTGATCTACGATGGTTTGCCGAGAAAACC contains the following coding sequences:
- a CDS encoding tyrosine-type recombinase/integrase, translated to MPQWEYRKGRWRYEFEYLGERYGKAGFKTMREARAAEERHRKRLSTPEKKAEIVMVFSDASNEYLDFAKLRYVNKTYKEKVFVHRSFIEHAGDLPLKEITALVIESYLKKRPSKPNWNKHRKNLCAFFQWCFNRRLMEVNPCLYIDKMPLDLSHKKIYTQEEMVKLVLASGDLRPFFIAIFSLAARVNEINRIRWEDVNFQNRIVTLWTRKGRTGEWREQKKGMNDELYVELDRLYTKNSGEWVFPNPETGKPFVDRRKQLKRICLEAGVPYLGFHAIRHHVASVLLDVHKVKLKTVQRMLGHTRLSTTEGYIQELSDGVREAGELLKTTTAEENPAQIPAQEKKEGQPD